The proteins below come from a single Gimesia alba genomic window:
- a CDS encoding sigma-70 family RNA polymerase sigma factor — protein MTSSTDQPVFPDTETDEGREFIALFTQNQRRIYLYILSMIPHPLEAEEILQNTNLIIWKKAQQFEVGTNFFAWACQIAHYEILKFRKKRGRDKHQFSDEFVSQVADAVQESQDIFELRRNALTFCLSKLRKKDRELIQRRYQGSNQGKDLADELGRPANSVYQSLGRVRRTLFECINRYIAAESYSHE, from the coding sequence TTGACAAGTTCGACCGATCAACCTGTTTTCCCGGATACAGAAACGGACGAGGGGCGTGAATTTATTGCGTTGTTTACCCAAAATCAGCGACGCATTTATTTATATATCCTTTCGATGATTCCACACCCGCTGGAAGCAGAGGAGATTCTCCAAAATACGAACTTGATCATCTGGAAAAAAGCACAACAGTTTGAAGTAGGCACGAATTTTTTTGCCTGGGCCTGCCAGATTGCCCATTACGAAATTTTGAAATTCCGCAAGAAACGGGGACGCGACAAGCATCAATTCAGCGACGAGTTTGTCTCTCAGGTCGCGGACGCCGTGCAAGAGAGTCAGGATATTTTTGAGCTGCGTCGCAATGCCTTAACTTTTTGCCTGAGTAAATTACGCAAGAAAGATCGAGAACTGATTCAGAGACGATACCAGGGAAGTAACCAGGGGAAGGATCTGGCAGATGAATTAGGCCGCCCGGCAAATTCTGTTTATCAGTCGTTAGGGCGTGTCAGACGTACGCTATTTGAATGTATTAACCGCTATATTGCAGCAGAGTCTTATAGTCATGAGTAA
- the fabG gene encoding 3-oxoacyl-[acyl-carrier-protein] reductase, whose protein sequence is MKLEGRVALVTGGSRGIGKAVVEALAREGAKVAFVYRSSAEAAEQIVKELADQNCEALAIQADVANKAEADAVVEQVIEKWEKIDILINNAGIIRDGLLATMSAEDWQAVIDTNLTSVFNFCQAVTRPMMSKRYGRIINMSSVAAHFGNSGQSNYAASKGGIIGFTRCLATELAKRGITVNAVAPGFIETDMTVDVRNAAGDQIKKHIPTRRLGLPEDIANAVLFFACEDASYVTGQTLAVDGGLTLGGI, encoded by the coding sequence ATGAAACTGGAAGGAAGAGTAGCGTTGGTAACCGGAGGCAGTCGCGGTATTGGAAAAGCCGTCGTAGAAGCCCTGGCCCGTGAAGGGGCAAAGGTTGCCTTTGTGTACCGTTCCAGTGCGGAAGCTGCAGAACAAATTGTGAAAGAACTGGCTGATCAAAACTGTGAAGCACTGGCTATTCAAGCCGACGTTGCCAATAAAGCAGAGGCAGACGCGGTTGTAGAACAGGTCATTGAGAAATGGGAAAAGATCGACATTCTGATCAATAATGCCGGCATCATCCGGGATGGGCTTCTGGCAACCATGTCAGCAGAAGACTGGCAAGCCGTCATTGATACGAACCTGACCAGCGTCTTCAATTTCTGTCAGGCCGTCACTCGCCCCATGATGTCCAAGCGATACGGACGCATTATTAACATGTCCAGTGTGGCCGCTCACTTTGGTAACTCCGGACAATCCAACTATGCTGCCAGTAAAGGGGGAATCATTGGATTCACCCGCTGCCTGGCGACCGAACTTGCGAAACGGGGAATTACGGTCAACGCGGTCGCTCCCGGTTTTATTGAAACAGACATGACCGTCGATGTGCGAAATGCAGCCGGCGATCAAATCAAGAAGCATATTCCCACCCGTCGTCTGGGTCTTCCGGAAGACATTGCCAATGCGGTCCTGTTTTTCGCGTGTGAAGACGCATCCTACGTTACCGGCCAAACACTGGCTGTAGACGGCGGATTAACGTTGGGTGGAATTTAA
- a CDS encoding 3-hydroxyacyl-ACP dehydratase FabZ family protein, protein MRFSLVDQILTLEKGKSITAVKNLSLAEEYLQDHFPGFAVMPGVMMVESIVQAGAWLMRYTNDFEYSTILLKQTKAIRFNSFVTPGKQLKVSLSIQKWEENLCTLKATSEVEGETAVSGRIVLEQFNLRDKTPSMAENDADRIKDLQAQFGQLWNPNRQTAS, encoded by the coding sequence ATGCGATTTTCGCTCGTCGATCAAATATTAACACTGGAGAAAGGCAAGTCGATTACGGCTGTCAAAAACCTTTCTCTGGCAGAAGAATACCTGCAGGACCATTTTCCTGGTTTCGCCGTGATGCCGGGGGTGATGATGGTCGAATCGATCGTACAGGCTGGTGCCTGGTTGATGCGTTATACAAACGATTTTGAATACAGCACGATCCTGCTGAAACAAACGAAAGCCATCCGCTTTAACAGTTTTGTTACCCCGGGCAAGCAGTTGAAAGTCTCACTGAGCATACAAAAGTGGGAAGAGAATCTGTGTACCTTGAAAGCGACCAGCGAAGTCGAAGGGGAAACCGCCGTCAGTGGTCGTATTGTTCTGGAGCAATTTAATCTGCGGGACAAAACCCCTTCGATGGCAGAGAATGATGCAGATCGGATCAAAGATCTACAGGCACAGTTTGGCCAGCTTTGGAACCCCAACCGGCAAACCGCATCCTGA
- a CDS encoding alpha/beta hydrolase, with translation MSWLFWCTLIAITVELVIQFCIIRAAYPLLFAPMPDRFNLAGTLTTLPENDESIKIEAVSFPTSNGLTLRGFLATPENCDPHRLILFCHPFKSTGKIALFQCRGLLDAGFAVFTFDFRNHGESDTDPHYDSIHWLSNHEISDVEAAIRYIRQQPQLNQLPLGLFGMSRGAGAALAVAAQSPEIQFVACEGAFLNEELFLDHAIRWGERFLPRLFIQLVPTSEVIRAFRLMIWYSQRRQGCRYINLKSYLRSLKTRELLFLVGENDRSVVPRMTELIVQKIQSSNARVCLLPKAIHNAGRFTQPDQFDAALIDFFSQMPLKLSQQTESEFRSDPVSPFRKRSA, from the coding sequence GTGAGTTGGTTGTTCTGGTGCACTCTGATCGCGATCACAGTAGAATTGGTCATTCAATTCTGCATTATTCGCGCTGCTTATCCCTTGCTGTTTGCTCCCATGCCAGACCGGTTTAATCTGGCGGGCACTCTCACAACACTGCCTGAAAACGATGAATCGATCAAGATTGAGGCAGTTTCATTCCCGACTTCGAATGGGCTGACGCTACGCGGTTTCCTCGCTACCCCGGAAAACTGTGATCCCCATCGGCTGATTCTGTTTTGTCACCCATTTAAATCAACGGGCAAAATCGCCTTGTTTCAATGTCGAGGCCTACTCGATGCCGGGTTTGCCGTTTTCACATTTGACTTTCGTAATCACGGAGAAAGCGATACCGACCCCCATTATGATTCGATTCACTGGCTATCCAACCATGAAATCAGTGATGTCGAAGCGGCCATTCGATATATCAGGCAACAGCCGCAATTAAATCAGCTGCCCCTTGGATTGTTTGGCATGAGCCGCGGTGCGGGAGCGGCATTGGCAGTCGCAGCACAGTCTCCTGAAATTCAGTTTGTTGCCTGTGAAGGTGCTTTCCTGAATGAGGAACTCTTTCTGGATCATGCCATTCGCTGGGGAGAACGATTTCTGCCTCGATTGTTTATTCAATTAGTGCCTACTTCTGAAGTGATCCGGGCATTTCGCTTGATGATCTGGTATTCACAGCGGCGACAGGGGTGCCGTTACATCAATCTGAAATCGTATCTCAGATCTCTGAAAACCCGAGAGCTGCTGTTTCTTGTGGGAGAAAACGACCGGAGTGTAGTCCCGCGGATGACCGAGCTGATTGTTCAAAAAATTCAATCTTCAAACGCCAGAGTTTGCTTGCTGCCGAAGGCCATTCATAACGCGGGCCGCTTTACTCAGCCCGACCAATTTGATGCTGCCTTAATCGATTTCTTCTCTCAAATGCCCCTGAAGTTATCGCAGCAGACGGAGTCGGAGTTTCGTTCTGATCCCGTTTCTCCATTCAGAAAACGTTCCGCATAA
- a CDS encoding DUF1501 domain-containing protein — protein sequence MTILNPYGMTRRHFMKHVAGAATAIPTMHFLSHLEANANQVKKQQKACILIWMAGGPPTIDIWDLKPGSKNGGEFKPISTKGDMQISEHMPKTAQVMDNLSLIRSMSTREADHARGTYYMHSAYVPNPTVVHPTFGSVVSYELGSRRKELEIPSFISVGGSRGSAGFLGMSHSPFVVSSNGTIQNAEVNMAEQQRLGQRLDMLQVLESGFIKSKRGESANSHKDIYKKAVNLMTSKQMEAFKVDQESEALKEAYGTGNFGQGLLLARRLVEVGVPFIEVSASVGSWDLHQGVFDSLKNQNLPQLDKGISALVTDLKQRAMLDDVTIVCMGEFGRTPRINQNVGRDHWAASWTAMVGGGGLKNGQAIGKTDSDGIGIEGKSYLPGDLWATVAHSLGIPLDIVHTSKRGRPMKLANGGTPIKELI from the coding sequence ATGACTATTCTCAATCCTTACGGAATGACGCGTCGGCACTTTATGAAGCATGTCGCAGGAGCAGCGACAGCGATTCCTACGATGCACTTTCTGTCTCACCTGGAAGCGAATGCCAATCAGGTCAAGAAACAGCAAAAAGCCTGTATTCTGATCTGGATGGCCGGTGGCCCGCCTACAATTGATATCTGGGACCTCAAGCCTGGTTCAAAGAATGGTGGTGAGTTCAAGCCGATCAGCACCAAAGGGGATATGCAGATTTCTGAGCATATGCCTAAGACAGCACAGGTCATGGATAACCTCTCGTTGATTCGCTCAATGAGCACGCGCGAAGCCGACCATGCTCGTGGGACATACTACATGCATTCTGCATATGTACCAAACCCCACCGTGGTTCACCCCACCTTTGGTTCGGTTGTTAGTTATGAGCTGGGTTCACGCCGTAAAGAACTGGAAATTCCATCCTTCATTTCCGTCGGCGGTAGCCGGGGCAGTGCCGGATTCCTGGGAATGTCTCATTCACCGTTTGTTGTTTCCAGCAATGGAACCATTCAAAACGCAGAAGTAAATATGGCAGAACAACAGCGGTTAGGCCAGCGTCTTGACATGCTGCAGGTTCTGGAGTCTGGATTCATTAAGTCCAAACGAGGTGAATCTGCGAACTCGCATAAGGACATCTACAAGAAAGCCGTCAACCTGATGACTTCCAAGCAAATGGAAGCCTTCAAAGTGGATCAGGAATCTGAAGCTTTAAAAGAAGCTTATGGAACCGGCAACTTTGGTCAGGGATTACTGCTGGCACGGCGTCTGGTTGAAGTTGGTGTACCGTTCATCGAAGTTTCAGCTTCCGTCGGCAGCTGGGACTTGCACCAGGGTGTGTTTGATTCTTTGAAGAATCAGAACCTGCCTCAGTTGGATAAGGGTATCTCAGCTCTTGTCACAGACCTGAAGCAACGTGCGATGCTGGACGACGTGACCATCGTTTGTATGGGTGAGTTCGGCCGAACTCCTCGTATTAACCAGAACGTCGGTCGCGATCACTGGGCCGCCAGCTGGACTGCCATGGTTGGTGGTGGCGGACTGAAAAACGGTCAGGCGATCGGCAAAACGGACAGCGATGGAATCGGCATCGAAGGCAAGAGCTATCTACCAGGCGATCTGTGGGCAACAGTCGCTCACTCGCTAGGCATTCCATTGGACATCGTACACACATCTAAACGCGGTCGTCCCATGAAGCTGGCCAATGGCGGAACTCCGATCAAAGAATTGATTTGA
- a CDS encoding 3-hydroxyacyl-ACP dehydratase FabZ family protein, translating into MRWFWIDRFIEFESGSYAKSVKNVTLAEEHLHDHFPGFPVMPGSLMIEGLAQTGGILLGEIHDFEHIVILAKVPKMTFHSWACPGDQLIYTAKITNAGEEGGAVDVTAMVGDRLVAEGSIIFVHLDQSDSEFGAIDQKNFVFSMNLLGILDVGKAGTGEEQA; encoded by the coding sequence ATGCGATGGTTCTGGATAGATCGCTTTATTGAATTCGAAAGTGGTTCTTACGCCAAGAGTGTCAAAAACGTCACACTGGCGGAAGAACATTTGCATGATCACTTTCCCGGCTTCCCGGTCATGCCCGGCTCTCTGATGATTGAAGGTCTGGCACAAACCGGAGGCATTCTGCTAGGCGAAATCCACGATTTTGAACATATCGTGATTCTGGCAAAAGTACCCAAAATGACCTTTCATAGCTGGGCCTGTCCGGGGGACCAGCTGATTTATACGGCGAAAATTACCAACGCCGGTGAAGAAGGAGGGGCAGTCGACGTGACTGCCATGGTCGGAGATCGTCTGGTGGCAGAAGGCAGCATCATCTTTGTTCACCTCGACCAGAGTGATTCCGAATTTGGCGCCATCGACCAGAAAAACTTCGTATTTTCGATGAATCTACTGGGTATTCTCGATGTCGGAAAAGCGGGAACCGGTGAAGAACAGGCGTAA
- a CDS encoding DUF1549 domain-containing protein, translating to MRRFSKQLCVVFTFVICAGSLVSFVDAAPPESRAKAFSTGAFDPFIDYINGRVRQGWEDNEVEPSPVASDEEWLRRVHLDLIGQIPSAETVEKFVKDRDPAKRSKIIDKLLDDPAYVQNFTNVWTNLLIGRRTPRRVSRNGMQKFLREVFAKNRPWDEVVQDLVTAEGHFEENGAVNYLLAQMQNNDEAVQVTAATTRLFLGIQVQCTQCHNHPFNDWKQNQFWEYNSFFRQMRRINHRKTDPKTGRQVDDYSEVVATGFNGPVYYEKRSGLMQVAYPIFDDVKVDPTSGVERRKEFSKLIVKGEKPLIATAIVNRMWGYFMGYGFTRPVDDMGPHNPASHPELLNKMAEELVKKDYDLKQLARWICNSEAYNLTSQFGRNNEMDSPERGETPLFSHMYVKNMTAEQLYDSLIVATGAHKSGQSNWERAEAQRRRWMGQFMVAFDNDSGDDSTTFNGTIPQALMMMNGELTKNAISADRGSYLNQLLLEKGNDQAKIRKMFLSTLSRYPDRRELLSAQKLIGGSRDKLAAYQDLYWALLNSNEFVFNH from the coding sequence ATGCGTCGTTTTTCTAAACAACTTTGTGTTGTTTTTACATTTGTGATCTGTGCCGGTTCCCTGGTGTCCTTCGTAGATGCCGCGCCTCCGGAAAGCAGGGCGAAGGCATTTTCTACGGGTGCATTTGATCCTTTCATTGACTACATCAACGGACGTGTTCGCCAGGGGTGGGAAGACAATGAAGTGGAGCCCTCTCCCGTCGCTTCTGATGAAGAATGGTTACGTCGCGTCCATCTGGACCTCATTGGTCAAATCCCTTCCGCAGAAACAGTCGAAAAATTTGTCAAAGATCGTGATCCTGCCAAGCGATCTAAGATCATCGATAAACTGCTGGATGACCCCGCTTATGTGCAGAACTTTACAAACGTGTGGACGAATTTGCTTATTGGTCGCCGTACTCCTCGACGAGTAAGCCGCAACGGGATGCAGAAGTTTCTGCGGGAAGTCTTTGCAAAAAATCGTCCCTGGGATGAGGTTGTCCAGGACCTTGTGACTGCGGAAGGGCATTTTGAAGAGAATGGTGCCGTCAATTACCTGCTGGCACAAATGCAGAACAATGATGAAGCGGTTCAGGTAACAGCCGCAACCACACGTCTGTTTCTGGGTATCCAGGTGCAATGCACGCAGTGTCACAATCACCCGTTTAATGACTGGAAACAGAACCAGTTCTGGGAATACAACAGTTTCTTCCGCCAGATGCGACGTATCAACCATCGTAAGACTGATCCCAAGACAGGGCGTCAGGTCGACGACTATTCTGAAGTCGTCGCGACTGGATTCAACGGCCCCGTCTATTATGAAAAACGTTCCGGACTGATGCAGGTTGCTTATCCGATTTTCGATGATGTGAAAGTCGACCCAACAAGCGGCGTCGAACGTCGTAAAGAATTTTCCAAATTAATTGTCAAAGGTGAAAAACCGCTGATTGCGACCGCAATTGTAAACCGGATGTGGGGCTATTTCATGGGCTATGGGTTTACCCGTCCCGTGGATGATATGGGGCCGCATAACCCCGCCTCTCACCCGGAACTACTGAATAAGATGGCCGAAGAGTTGGTCAAGAAAGATTACGATCTGAAACAACTGGCACGTTGGATCTGTAATAGTGAAGCATACAACTTGACCAGTCAGTTTGGTCGCAACAATGAAATGGACAGTCCAGAGCGAGGAGAAACCCCTCTCTTCTCGCATATGTATGTCAAGAACATGACAGCCGAGCAGCTCTACGATTCTTTAATCGTCGCGACGGGTGCTCATAAGTCCGGACAATCCAACTGGGAACGGGCTGAAGCACAACGTCGTCGATGGATGGGTCAATTCATGGTCGCATTCGATAATGATTCCGGCGATGACTCCACCACGTTTAACGGCACGATTCCACAGGCACTGATGATGATGAATGGCGAATTGACTAAAAACGCCATTAGCGCAGATCGCGGAAGTTATCTGAATCAACTGCTACTGGAAAAAGGAAACGACCAGGCAAAAATTCGCAAAATGTTTTTGTCCACTTTGAGTCGTTATCCTGATCGTCGTGAATTGCTGAGTGCTCAGAAATTGATTGGCGGTTCGCGGGACAAATTAGCCGCGTACCAGGACCTCTACTGGGCCTTATTGAACTCCAATGAGTTTGTCTTCAACCATTAA
- a CDS encoding SDR family NAD(P)-dependent oxidoreductase, with amino-acid sequence MKNQYHFQDQVAIITGAGNGIGRATAIMMAEAGAHVFAGDVHHLEENRETFTRLGITEVICDVRQESQVQSLIEQAVNQYGRIDILVNNAGIGLVKQIHQVTEAEWDACIDTNLKGTFLGCKHAIKYMLATGGGTIVNTASNAGLLPRAHDPVYSISKHAVVALTESLGLCHGKDNIRINCVCPGPVGETGMMNVDIANAADPEGLTQSMIRASPIAAANKRMIRPQEVASAICYLASKDALMVSGTALRIDGGKSLGVPPQGM; translated from the coding sequence ATGAAAAACCAATATCATTTCCAAGATCAGGTCGCCATCATTACCGGTGCCGGTAACGGGATCGGACGTGCCACCGCGATCATGATGGCCGAAGCCGGAGCTCATGTTTTTGCCGGCGATGTCCATCACCTTGAAGAGAACCGGGAAACATTTACCCGCTTGGGAATCACGGAAGTGATCTGTGACGTCCGGCAGGAATCCCAGGTTCAGTCTTTGATCGAACAGGCAGTCAATCAATATGGCCGGATCGACATTCTGGTCAACAATGCTGGTATTGGTTTGGTCAAACAAATTCATCAGGTTACCGAAGCCGAGTGGGATGCCTGCATCGATACCAATCTCAAAGGCACCTTTCTAGGCTGTAAGCATGCGATCAAATACATGCTGGCGACCGGCGGCGGTACCATTGTCAATACCGCCAGCAATGCCGGGCTGCTTCCTCGTGCACACGATCCTGTTTACTCTATCAGCAAACATGCTGTTGTCGCACTGACCGAAAGTCTGGGGCTCTGCCATGGGAAAGACAATATCCGGATCAATTGTGTCTGTCCGGGTCCGGTAGGCGAAACCGGTATGATGAATGTCGACATCGCCAATGCAGCCGACCCGGAAGGGCTAACGCAATCAATGATTCGTGCCAGCCCCATCGCTGCGGCCAACAAAAGAATGATCAGGCCACAAGAAGTCGCTTCTGCCATCTGCTACCTGGCTAGTAAGGATGCTTTAATGGTAAGCGGGACGGCGCTCCGCATCGATGGCGGAAAATCACTGGGTGTTCCACCACAGGGAATGTAG
- a CDS encoding PilZ domain-containing protein: protein MNILMDVEPQVTPTESAVKTEKPVSPASDQATQPISFHRCLGSAKRPLKVRSRNSGYSWNSILTKVRANSPVKTDSPAPVPLKENKSFERREFPRHTSEAIVLAFSKDEQGISEAGDHPGAKGYAINVSQNGLSFASRSEFALRDELQLHVEDQRVKFALDVTASVVRATPLDEEFWRIDCKLIAPLSDEQVALLKEHVPSCYAG, encoded by the coding sequence ATGAATATATTAATGGATGTGGAGCCACAGGTTACTCCTACTGAAAGTGCTGTTAAAACGGAAAAGCCCGTTTCCCCTGCCAGTGATCAGGCAACCCAGCCGATCTCTTTTCACCGATGCCTGGGCAGTGCCAAACGGCCATTAAAAGTTCGTTCGCGTAATTCTGGGTATTCCTGGAACAGCATTCTGACGAAAGTCCGCGCGAATTCTCCCGTGAAAACCGACTCTCCAGCTCCGGTACCACTGAAAGAAAACAAATCATTCGAACGCCGCGAGTTTCCGCGACATACCAGTGAAGCCATTGTCCTGGCATTCAGTAAAGATGAGCAAGGGATCTCGGAAGCAGGAGACCATCCGGGCGCGAAGGGCTATGCCATCAATGTCAGCCAGAATGGGCTTTCATTCGCCTCTCGATCTGAGTTTGCATTGCGGGATGAACTGCAACTGCATGTCGAAGATCAGCGCGTGAAGTTTGCATTAGACGTCACCGCTTCGGTAGTACGTGCGACACCCCTTGACGAGGAATTCTGGCGCATCGACTGCAAGCTGATCGCCCCGCTAAGCGATGAGCAGGTTGCATTGTTGAAAGAACACGTTCCATCCTGCTACGCCGGTTAA
- a CDS encoding acyl carrier protein: protein MPTRDEIFDSVRETLVDALGLDDDEVVPEATLMGDLGAESIDFLDIAFRLEKAFDIKIPRGELFPENIASSDSGFVKDGVFTEAGIAELRTKMPHADIDSFADDPKVEKMQDLFTVDMLVNFLDARLS from the coding sequence ATGCCAACTAGAGATGAAATCTTCGATTCCGTTCGTGAAACACTGGTGGACGCTCTCGGACTGGATGACGACGAAGTAGTGCCTGAAGCCACCCTGATGGGTGACCTCGGAGCCGAGTCGATTGACTTTCTTGATATCGCTTTCCGCTTGGAAAAAGCCTTCGATATCAAAATCCCACGTGGCGAACTGTTCCCCGAAAATATCGCTTCTTCTGATTCCGGTTTTGTCAAAGACGGTGTCTTCACCGAAGCTGGTATTGCAGAACTCCGCACCAAGATGCCTCATGCGGACATCGATTCTTTCGCGGACGATCCTAAAGTAGAAAAAATGCAGGATCTGTTTACTGTCGACATGCTGGTCAACTTCCTTGATGCACGACTTTCTTAA
- the fabF gene encoding beta-ketoacyl-ACP synthase II, whose protein sequence is MNRRVVITGIGAITPLGKTVEDTWKALQESKCGISNITHFDASNFPTRFAAEVHDFHLEDYVDNLDRFAYSGRNIRYAIGAATQAVKDSGILDDDFDPATFGVYLGAGEGQQDFYTFMKIIAQAQSDGEVDLEKFTKVGLEQLNPRIELEQEPNMPAGHLASLFNAQGPNLNCLTACAASSQAIGEASELIRRGDVDIMLSGGAHSMIHPFGVTGFSLLTALSTNNENPAQASRPFDRNRDGFVLGEGAGMMILEDLERAQKRGARIYGELVGYGSSADAYRVTDIHPEGRGAIKCIKMAMSHANVNPEDIHYINAHGTSTAVNDKVETRAIKGALGDTAYKVPVSSIKSMMGHLIAAAGSVEAITCLMAIRDNVVPPTINYETPDPDCDLDYIPNEARQQNVTTTLSNSFGFGGQNISLIFSEFKD, encoded by the coding sequence ATGAACCGCCGCGTTGTGATCACAGGAATTGGCGCTATCACCCCCTTGGGAAAAACCGTGGAAGATACCTGGAAAGCACTCCAGGAATCCAAATGCGGAATCTCCAACATCACTCATTTTGATGCCTCGAATTTCCCAACCCGGTTTGCAGCCGAAGTCCATGACTTCCACCTGGAAGACTATGTCGACAACCTGGACCGCTTTGCATATTCCGGCCGCAATATTCGTTATGCCATTGGTGCTGCCACACAGGCCGTCAAAGATTCTGGCATTCTGGATGATGATTTTGATCCTGCCACATTCGGTGTGTATCTGGGGGCCGGTGAAGGGCAGCAAGACTTTTACACATTTATGAAGATTATCGCACAGGCGCAAAGTGATGGCGAGGTCGATCTGGAAAAGTTCACCAAAGTTGGACTGGAACAACTCAATCCACGCATCGAACTTGAGCAGGAACCCAATATGCCAGCCGGTCATCTGGCCAGTCTGTTCAATGCCCAGGGACCGAACCTGAACTGCCTGACTGCCTGTGCTGCTTCCAGCCAGGCGATCGGCGAAGCATCAGAACTAATTCGCCGAGGCGATGTCGATATCATGCTCTCAGGCGGTGCCCACAGCATGATTCACCCCTTTGGTGTGACCGGTTTTAGTCTACTGACCGCGCTTTCCACAAACAACGAAAACCCCGCACAAGCATCCCGCCCCTTCGATCGTAACCGCGATGGTTTTGTGTTAGGTGAAGGAGCCGGCATGATGATTTTAGAAGATCTGGAACGAGCTCAAAAACGGGGTGCTCGCATCTATGGAGAACTCGTTGGCTACGGTTCCAGTGCAGACGCCTACCGCGTGACCGATATTCATCCTGAAGGACGTGGCGCCATCAAGTGTATTAAAATGGCCATGAGCCATGCGAACGTGAATCCGGAAGACATTCATTACATCAATGCACACGGAACAAGTACGGCGGTAAACGATAAAGTCGAAACCAGAGCCATTAAAGGCGCACTGGGCGATACAGCTTATAAAGTTCCGGTTTCCAGTATCAAAAGTATGATGGGGCACTTAATTGCTGCAGCAGGAAGCGTGGAAGCCATCACCTGTCTGATGGCCATTCGCGATAACGTTGTGCCTCCCACCATCAACTATGAAACTCCCGACCCGGATTGTGACTTGGACTATATTCCCAACGAAGCACGCCAGCAAAATGTCACTACAACACTGTCCAACAGCTTTGGGTTTGGCGGTCAGAATATTTCACTGATTTTCTCGGAATTCAAAGACTAA